Part of the Caulobacter sp. SL161 genome is shown below.
CCCAAGAGGCCTTGGGAGGGATCGGGCCGCGCGCCCAGCAGGCGACGGGCCATCCTGTAGGCCAGGGTGGCCTTTCCCACGCCCTCGGGACCGGTGAGCAACCAGGCGTGATGCAGCCGTCCGCGCTCCAGCGCATCGATGAAGGCGGCCTCGGCGGCGGACTGACCGTCCAACCCGTAGACGTCACGCGGATGGGCCGGGGTCGGCATCATAGCCCCAGTCGTTGCGCGACCACGTCCGAGATCGCCGCCGTGACCGCGTCGAGCTCGGCGTCGGCGTCGATCACGACGCAGCGATCGGGCTCCCGGCGCGCGATCTCCAGATAGCCGGCGCGAAGCCGTTCGTGGAACGCCAGACCCTTCGACTCAAAGCGCGCCGCCCCGCCGCGCGCCTCGGCGCGCTGGAGGCCAACCTCCGCCGGTAGATCGAGGATCAAGGTCAGCACCGGGATTGTGCCGCTCAGCACGTGCTCTTCCAGAGCGGTGATCAGGCTGGCCGGCGCGTCGCCGCCCGCGCCCTGATAGGCTCGCGTCGAGTCCGCGTAGCGATCGCAGAGCAGGACCGCGCCTCGCGCCAGAGCCGGTCGGATCACGCGCTCGATGTGATCGCGGCGCGCCGCGTACATCAGAAGGCTCTCGGTGACCGGCGACCAGCGATCGGCGGCGCCGTTGACCAGCAGATCGCGGATCGCCTCGGCGCCGGGACTGCCGCCCGGCTCGCGCGTGACGATCACGTCGTGGCCGGCCGCCTTCAGGCGGTCGGCGAGGCGGCGGATCTGGGTGGACTTCCCAGCGCCCTCCCCGCCTTCGAAACTGATGAAGAAACCCTGGGTCACCGGTCTCCATTCGACCGGTTTGAGAAGCTTGTCTAGGGGCGCAGAATGGTGGCGCCGGAATAGCCAAGCGCCTCTACGCGCTCCCTCAGTGTCCAGGCCGCGCTCTCTTCGTCGCCGGCGGCGACCGTCACGCGATAGAGCGTTCCGGTGGCCCGCTCGACAGCCTCGATGGACGCCCGGCCGGCGCTGGTGAGCTGCCTGACCGCCTTCTCGGCGTTCTCCCGGGTGGAGAACGACCCAGCCTGGACACGATACGCTGACCGGCTGCTCGTAAACACCGGGTCCGGGGGATTGATGGGGGGCGCAGCCTGCTGGATCGGCGCGGGGCTCCAGGTCGCCTCGCGTCGGGGCGGCAAGACCTGGACGCGCTGCGGCGGCTCCTG
Proteins encoded:
- the tmk gene encoding dTMP kinase, encoding MTQGFFISFEGGEGAGKSTQIRRLADRLKAAGHDVIVTREPGGSPGAEAIRDLLVNGAADRWSPVTESLLMYAARRDHIERVIRPALARGAVLLCDRYADSTRAYQGAGGDAPASLITALEEHVLSGTIPVLTLILDLPAEVGLQRAEARGGAARFESKGLAFHERLRAGYLEIARREPDRCVVIDADAELDAVTAAISDVVAQRLGL